In the Streptomyces fradiae ATCC 10745 = DSM 40063 genome, TCACGGCGGAGGAGACCCGGACCACGGCCGAGGGCTTCCTCGCCGCCTGGGCTGCCGGGGACGCGGCCAAGGCCGCCGGGTTCACCGACGACCCGTCGACGGCGCACTCCGCGCTCTCGGCCCATCTGACGAACACCCACATCGAGGGCGTGAAGACCGTGCCGGGGACGCCCACCGGCACGACGGTCCCCTTCACGGTGAGCTCCCTCGTCTCGTACGGCGGCGACCGCGTCCCGTGGACGTACGCCTCGCGGCTCACCGTCGTGCGGGGCCTGTCCACCGGGCAGCCGCGCGTCGACTGGTCGCAGTCGGTCCTCCACCCGCAGCTGAAGGACGGCCAGGCCCTGAAGGTCACCTCCGGCGGCGCCCCCGCCATCAGGGCGCTGGACCGCCACGGCACGGAGCTGACGGCGGAGCGGTACCCGTCGCTGCGGCCCGTGCTGGACGAGCTGCGCAAGCGGTACGGCGCCGAGGCGGGCGGCACGGCCGGCGTCGAACTGGCCGTCATGAGCGAGGGCGACACCCCCGACCGGACGCTGCTGACCCTGCGGAAGGGCAGGGCCGGGGAGGTGCGGACCACGCTGGACGCGGGCGTGCAGGCCGCCGCCGAGAAGGCCGTGCGGCGGTACCCGGAGTCGTCGGTGGTCGCGATCAAGCCGAGTACGGGAGAGGTGCGGGCCGTCGCCAACAACCGGAAGGACGGCTGGAACGCGGCCTTCCTCGGCAAGCAGGCCCCCGGCTCCACCATGAAGATCGTCACGGCGTCGCTGCTGCTGGAGAAGGGCCTCGTGGCCGCCGACCGGGTCGCCGAGTGCCCCGCCGAGGCGATGTACCACGGCACCCGGTTCCGGAACCTCGACGGCTTCCGGCTCGACGGCCAGACGTTCCGGCAGAGCTTCGCCCGCTCCTGCAACACCGCCTTCGTCAAGCTCATCGACGACGTGGACGACGACTCCGCGCTGGGCACCCAGGCGCGGGACGTGTTCGGCATCGGGCTGGAGTGGAAGACCGGCGTGCCCACCTGGGACGGCTCGGTGCCCGCGGAGACCGGCGGGGTGGCCGCCGCCCAGTACATCGGGCAGGGCACCGTGCAGATGAACGCCCTCACCATGGCCTCCGTCACCGCGACCGCGAAGACCGGCGTGTTCCGGCAGCCGATCGTCGTCCCGGCCTCGCTGGACGACCGGGAGATCGCGCGCACCCCCCGCGCCCTGGACGGCTCCGCCGCCCGGCAGCTGCGCGACATGATGCGCGCGACGGCACGCGGCAACGGCACGGGCGCGGCGGCGATGGCGGGCGTGGGCGGCGACAAGGGCGCGAAGACGGGCTCGGCGGAGGTCGACCTCCAGGGGCAGGCGAACAGCTGGTTCGCCGCCTTCGCCGACGACCTGGCCGCCGCGGCCGTCGTCCAGGCCGCCGGCCACGGCGGCGACGCGGCGGGCCCCCTGGTGGCGTCGGTCCTGAAGGCCCGCTGAGGCGTGGCGCCCGCCCCTCCCGTATCGGGTGCGGGCGGCCGCGTGTGACCCGCCGAGGCGTGGCGCCCGCCCCTCCCGTACCGGGTGCGGGCGGCCGCGTGTGACCCGCTGAGGCGTGGCGCCCGCCCCTCCCGTACCGGGTGCGGGCGGCCGCGTGTGACCCGCCGAGGCGTGGCGCCGGCCCCTCCCGTACCGGGTGCGGGCGGCCGCGTGCCGCCGCGGGCGCGGGGCGGGTCCCGCTCCGCCCCGCGGCGGCCGAGGCGGCCTACCCCTCCGGCGGGGCGCCCAGCTCCGTGACGGTGACCCAGGCGAAGTCCTGGCCGGTCAGCGGCGCGCGGCCGTTGCCCCACTCGTCGGTGGCGACGACGGCGTACAGCACCGTCTCGCCGTCTGCCGGTGACGCGTGCAGGTGGCTCGTCTCCGTCTTCCCGAGCCAGGCGATCTGGCGGAAGGACCACACCCCGTCCTCGCCGCCGACCGGGCCCTCGCCCAGCCAGACGGCCCGGTACACGTCGTACCGCTTGAGGTCCGGCTCCTGGTTCGGCTGCCACTCCAGCAGCACGCCGTCCTCGCGGGGCGTGGCGGTCAGCCCGGCGACGACGGCCGGGGGCACGCGGTCGCCCGCGGACGTGAACAGGAGCGGTGCCGAGCGGGTCTCGTTGCCCCCGCGGTCCACGGCGACGACGACGTACTCGTGCGTGGTGCCGGGGGCGACGCCCCCCTGGTCCTGGAACGCGAACGTGTACGGCCGGGTCGTGTAGTCCACGACCCGGGCGTGGATGCCCGGGAACGGCTCCCCGTCCCGGTAGACGCGGTACTCGGCCACGTCGTCGCTGACGGAGCCGGACCAGCGCAGTTCGGCGCCCCGGTAGACCTGGGCGGCGGTCAGCCCGGTCGGCGGGGCGGGCGGGTGGTCGCCGCGCGTGACGGCGACACGGGCGGGCTGGGGGGAGACGTTGCCCGCGGCGTCGACGGCCTTCACCGAGTAGGTGTAGCCGGTGCGCTCGGGCGCGGTCGTGTCCGTCAGGGCCGGGGACGTGACGGTGGCGACCTGTACGACGGGCTGCGCCTCGCCGTACACGGGGTCCGCCTGCCGGAACACGGTGTACCCGGCCGCGCCCGCGGTGGCCGCCCACGCGAGCGTCACACCGCCCGGGGCGTCGGCGCCGGTGAGGCCGGTCGGCGCCGGGGGCGGGGTGCGGTCCACGGGGACGACCGCCAGGTCGGCGCTGCCCACCGACTCGTTGCCCGCCTTGTCGACGGCCCGGACCTCGTACACGTACGTCGCGCCCGTGGCGGGCGGGGGGTGCGCGTACGTGCCCGAGGCGACGAGGCCGGTGCCGCTGACCCGCGTCCAGGCGGCCGAGGTGGACGGGCGGCCGTACACGCGGTACCCGGCGAGGTCCATCTCCTTGTTCGCCGCCCAGCGGAGCGTGGTCCTGTTGATGGTCCGGTCGTAGGAGGCGGACGTGCCGGTGGGAGCGAGCGGGCGGACCTTGTCCACGGTGGAGGTGGTGCGGGGCACGTACGCGAACTTGAGGTTCGCCGCGCCCGTCCAGGCGACGAAGTCCACGCGTATGGTGTGGCGCCCGGCCGGTAGGGAGAGGTTGAGCGCGGTCTTCTGCGTGGCGGTGACGTTCCGCCACATGTCGATCCTGCGGACGCCGTCCACGTACACGCGGATGCCGTCCTGCGACTCGGCGGTGAGGTAGAACGGACCGCCGGAGCCGAAGTCGCGGGTGAGCGTCCAGCGGGCGGAGAAGTTGTCCTTGGGCAGCGTGACACCGGCGGGGTCGCCGTAGCCGTAGTTCTGGTGGGGCGCGGCCTCGCAGAACGACGCCTTCGGCGGGCCGCTCAGCGTGGTGTTGGCGTAGAAGCTCACCGACCAGCGGGGGGACGGGCAGGAGGCGGCCGCGGCGGTGGGGGTGGCGGTCGGCAGACCGCCGGTGACGGCGAGCGCGGCCGTGGCGGCCAGCACTCCCGCCCGGGAGCGAGTGATCACGTAAGGGTTGACCTTTCAGCCCACATCATTCGGGGAACGTGCGTGGGGGAACGGCGGTACGGGTGGGGCCGGTGATCCGCCAGGGCCGGAATGCTACTCGCCTGTCATGCCCGCGCCCACGTGGGCGTACCGGTCGGGGCGGCCTCGGCGGCGGGCCGGGCCCGCCGCCTCGCCCGCGGGGTGGTCGGGAAGCGACCGCCCCGCCGCGTCAGGCGGGGTCAGGCCGTCGCCTTGGCCACCGCCCGCACCAGCGCCTGCGCCCTCGGGTCGGCCGTCACGCCCTTGCGCATGCCGTTGGTGACGTAGGCCAGGGCGGTGCCCGACTCCGGGTCGGCGAAGGCCAGGGAGCCGCCGCGGCCCGGATGGCCGAAGGAGCCGGGGCCCAGCAGCGGCGACGCCGGGCCGTGCAGCATGTAGCCGAGGCCGAAGCGGGTGGCGACCACCAGGACGCGGTCGGGGCCCGCCGACTCCTCGGAGCGGGCCATCGCCAGGGTGGCCGGGGCGAACAGACGGTGGCCGTCCACGGGGCCGAGCAGCGCCGCGTAGAACCGGGCCAGGGCGCGCGCCGTCCCGATGCCGCCCGAGCCGGGCAGGCCCGCCGCCCGGTACTCGGGGGCGTTCTCGTCGGGCGCCGGGTCGATCACGGCGAACGCCCGCCGGGTCAGCGAGTCCGCGTCCCGGTACGCCTCGGCCACCGACCGCTTGGGGCGCAGGACCAGTCCCCCGGACGCCGACGCGGGCGGCTCCTCCAGCGGGCCGATCCGGCCGACGCGGTGGGCCTCCTCGCCGGGCAGGCCGAGCCACAGGTCGAGGCCGAGCGGGCGGGCGATCTCCTCGGCGACCCACCGCCCGATGGGCCTGCCGGTGACCCGCCGCACCAGGGCGGCCAGCAGCCAGCTGTAGGTGTGGGCGTGGTAGCCGTGCGCGGTGCCGGGCTCCCACGCGGGCGCCTGGGCGGCGAGCGCCGCGGCGGCCCGCTCGAAGCCGCCCGCCGCGTCCAGCGCCTCGCCCGGCGTGAGCGGCGCGTCCAGCACGGGGACGCCCGCGCGGTGCGCCAGCAGGTGCCGTACGAGGGTCCGCTCCTTGCCCGCCGCCTTGTACTCGGGCCAGTACGTGCCGACCGGCGCGTCCAGGTCGAGCTGGCCGCGCTGGTGCAGCAGCAGCGGCACGGCCGCCGCGACGCCCTTCGTCACGGAGCGCACCACCTGCGCGGTGTCCACCGCCCACGGGGCCGGGCCGTCCACGTCGCGGGTGCCGGCCCACAGGTCCACGACCTTGCGGCCGTCCCGGTAGACGGCGACGGCCGCGCCCCGCTCCCCCCGCTGCTCGAAGTTGCGGGTGAACGCGTCCCTCACCGGTTCGAAGCCGGGGTCGACGGTGCCCTGGACGTCCACTTCGCACGCACTCTCTCTCGGGTCGGGGTCGCTCGCTCACCCCATGGTGCAACGGCCCGGCGCGGACCCGGGATCCCGGGTCCGCGCCCGCAACGGGCCGGGACGGCGGCGGCACGTCCCCCGGGGCCGGGCCGGGGCGGCCGCCGGCCGGGCGGAAAGCGCTTCCCGGCGGTCGGGGGGACTGGTCCGGCGTTCTCGGGGTACACGGCTTCTCGCAGGTGACGCGAGTGTGAGGAGCCCGCGATGTGCCCCGCCGACGTACACCCCGAAGAGGATCGCCCCGCCGGGGAACGC is a window encoding:
- a CDS encoding penicillin-binding transpeptidase domain-containing protein, with amino-acid sequence MRSGAKVAVVGGVFAVVAGGVGYAGYNLWEGMTGGTTTTVSAEGTPRRTGPVTAEETRTTAEGFLAAWAAGDAAKAAGFTDDPSTAHSALSAHLTNTHIEGVKTVPGTPTGTTVPFTVSSLVSYGGDRVPWTYASRLTVVRGLSTGQPRVDWSQSVLHPQLKDGQALKVTSGGAPAIRALDRHGTELTAERYPSLRPVLDELRKRYGAEAGGTAGVELAVMSEGDTPDRTLLTLRKGRAGEVRTTLDAGVQAAAEKAVRRYPESSVVAIKPSTGEVRAVANNRKDGWNAAFLGKQAPGSTMKIVTASLLLEKGLVAADRVAECPAEAMYHGTRFRNLDGFRLDGQTFRQSFARSCNTAFVKLIDDVDDDSALGTQARDVFGIGLEWKTGVPTWDGSVPAETGGVAAAQYIGQGTVQMNALTMASVTATAKTGVFRQPIVVPASLDDREIARTPRALDGSAARQLRDMMRATARGNGTGAAAMAGVGGDKGAKTGSAEVDLQGQANSWFAAFADDLAAAAVVQAAGHGGDAAGPLVASVLKAR
- a CDS encoding fibronectin type III domain-containing protein, whose amino-acid sequence is MITRSRAGVLAATAALAVTGGLPTATPTAAAASCPSPRWSVSFYANTTLSGPPKASFCEAAPHQNYGYGDPAGVTLPKDNFSARWTLTRDFGSGGPFYLTAESQDGIRVYVDGVRRIDMWRNVTATQKTALNLSLPAGRHTIRVDFVAWTGAANLKFAYVPRTTSTVDKVRPLAPTGTSASYDRTINRTTLRWAANKEMDLAGYRVYGRPSTSAAWTRVSGTGLVASGTYAHPPPATGATYVYEVRAVDKAGNESVGSADLAVVPVDRTPPPAPTGLTGADAPGGVTLAWAATAGAAGYTVFRQADPVYGEAQPVVQVATVTSPALTDTTAPERTGYTYSVKAVDAAGNVSPQPARVAVTRGDHPPAPPTGLTAAQVYRGAELRWSGSVSDDVAEYRVYRDGEPFPGIHARVVDYTTRPYTFAFQDQGGVAPGTTHEYVVVAVDRGGNETRSAPLLFTSAGDRVPPAVVAGLTATPREDGVLLEWQPNQEPDLKRYDVYRAVWLGEGPVGGEDGVWSFRQIAWLGKTETSHLHASPADGETVLYAVVATDEWGNGRAPLTGQDFAWVTVTELGAPPEG
- a CDS encoding serine hydrolase domain-containing protein, whose product is MDVQGTVDPGFEPVRDAFTRNFEQRGERGAAVAVYRDGRKVVDLWAGTRDVDGPAPWAVDTAQVVRSVTKGVAAAVPLLLHQRGQLDLDAPVGTYWPEYKAAGKERTLVRHLLAHRAGVPVLDAPLTPGEALDAAGGFERAAAALAAQAPAWEPGTAHGYHAHTYSWLLAALVRRVTGRPIGRWVAEEIARPLGLDLWLGLPGEEAHRVGRIGPLEEPPASASGGLVLRPKRSVAEAYRDADSLTRRAFAVIDPAPDENAPEYRAAGLPGSGGIGTARALARFYAALLGPVDGHRLFAPATLAMARSEESAGPDRVLVVATRFGLGYMLHGPASPLLGPGSFGHPGRGGSLAFADPESGTALAYVTNGMRKGVTADPRAQALVRAVAKATA